The genomic DNA CGCGGCGCCAAGTGAAGCAGGAACCCGCGGGCTGGTGGCGCCGGAGCGAGTCCGTTTTGCGCGTGTTCCTCAGAAGGCCTTATGAAACGAGAAGAGTTGGCCCGTAGGCTTTCCCAGGCGAATCGTCTTAGCCGGGCGGAAGCGCGGGACCAAGTTGACGAACTGGTGCGAAAAGTCCTGGCATCGCTGCGCGCGGGAACTCCCGTGGACTTTCCCGGAGCCGGGAGATTGGTCTCGCGCCAAACGCGCGGAGGCGACCGGCGATGACGACGCGGGAGGCGGTGGCCGACATCGTGCGCCAGTGCCTGGAGGCGGGCCAGCGGGTGGAGATTGAGGGACTCGGCGTCTTCCGGACTTCCCGCCAGGGCTTGGAATTTCTGCCGCAGACGCAGCCGAACGTGTTCATCGCCTACGCGGTAGAAGACCGGCTGCTAGCGCGACGCCTGTGCGATTCCCTGCGGGCGGAAGCGTGCTCGCCCTGGCTCGATAAAGATAAATTACTGCCGGGACAGAACTGGCCGCGGGCCATCGAGCGGGCCATCGAGCGGGCCATCGAAGTTTCGGACGCGTTCGTGGCGTGCTTTACCTCACGCTCGGTGAGCAAGCCCGGGCAGTTTCAGTCAGAGTTGCGTTACGCACTGGACTGTGCCCGCAAACGGCCGCTGAGTGAAGAGGCGCCGTTTGTCATCCCCGTA from Acidobacteriota bacterium includes the following:
- a CDS encoding TIR domain-containing protein yields the protein MTTREAVADIVRQCLEAGQRVEIEGLGVFRTSRQGLEFLPQTQPNVFIAYAVEDRLLARRLCDSLRAEACSPWLDKDKLLPGQNWPRAIERAIERAIEVSDAFVACFTSRSVSKPGQFQSELRYALDCARKRPLSEEAPFVIPVRLEDCTVPRRISDHVQYVDLYPDWKKGVQRVVRAVHQAAKKRPPITLA